A single genomic interval of Lactococcus sp. S-13 harbors:
- the mmsB gene encoding multiple monosaccharide ABC transporter permease — MSENQTKTLAAPKAAPEQSIKNYLIANARQYGIYLALVVIVLLFQFLTGGTLLKPNNFVALFQQNAYVMILAVGMLIVIIGTHIDLSVGSVVAFIGGIGAYVMQSWHLNWVLAIILMLALGLIVGLWQGFWVAYVGVPAFVTTLGGMLVFRGLATHVAGQSIPVDPQSPFVAISTNFLPNILGFWGPFDGLSIVVGLIAIVAFVYLQIRKRNHNLHEGLQADSSTWLGIKLAIGILVIGYATYLFASSGNESAGGIPIILVVIAAVVTVYMFVLNRMVLGRDIYAVGGNRKAAILSGINSKAVDMKIFLNMGLIAAIAGIVDLSRFASASAQAGNGYELDAIAACFIGGAAVAGGVGKIPGALVGALIMGVLNMGLSILGVSSDIVSIIKGLVVIVAVAYDLISKRRKG; from the coding sequence ATGTCTGAAAATCAAACAAAGACTTTAGCAGCACCAAAAGCTGCTCCTGAACAGTCTATTAAAAATTATCTGATTGCAAATGCTCGGCAATACGGAATTTATCTTGCCTTGGTTGTGATTGTTCTGCTCTTCCAATTTTTAACAGGAGGAACACTTTTAAAACCAAATAACTTTGTCGCGCTTTTCCAACAAAATGCCTATGTCATGATTTTGGCTGTAGGTATGTTGATTGTCATCATCGGAACACACATTGACTTGTCGGTTGGTTCGGTTGTTGCCTTTATCGGAGGTATAGGTGCTTATGTCATGCAAAGTTGGCATTTGAATTGGGTGCTTGCGATAATCTTAATGCTTGCACTTGGTTTGATTGTTGGTTTGTGGCAAGGTTTCTGGGTAGCTTATGTTGGCGTGCCTGCCTTTGTAACGACCCTTGGTGGTATGCTTGTCTTTCGGGGACTTGCGACACACGTTGCGGGTCAGTCTATCCCAGTTGATCCACAAAGTCCTTTTGTTGCTATTTCAACAAACTTTTTGCCTAATATATTAGGTTTCTGGGGACCTTTTGACGGACTTTCAATCGTTGTAGGCTTGATTGCTATTGTGGCTTTTGTGTATTTGCAAATTCGTAAGCGCAATCATAATCTTCACGAAGGATTACAAGCGGATTCAAGCACTTGGTTAGGAATTAAACTGGCTATTGGTATCCTTGTTATTGGTTATGCCACTTATCTGTTTGCCTCATCTGGTAATGAGAGCGCTGGTGGTATTCCAATTATTCTGGTGGTTATTGCTGCCGTTGTCACTGTTTATATGTTTGTCTTGAATCGTATGGTTTTGGGCCGTGACATTTATGCAGTTGGTGGTAATCGTAAAGCGGCGATTCTGTCTGGGATTAACTCTAAAGCAGTTGATATGAAAATCTTCCTCAATATGGGACTAATTGCTGCTATTGCAGGGATTGTTGACTTGTCACGTTTTGCATCTGCGTCAGCTCAAGCTGGTAATGGTTATGAACTAGATGCCATTGCTGCTTGTTTTATCGGTGGAGCAGCTGTTGCTGGTGGTGTTGGTAAAATTCCTGGCGCTCTTGTTGGTGCCCTTATCATGGGGGTTCTGAATATGGGACTTTCTATCTTGGGAGTTTCTTCAGATATCGTTTCTATCATCAAAGGGCTTGTCGTTATCGTTGCCGTAGCTTATGACTTAATTTCTAAACGTCGTAAAGGCTGA
- a CDS encoding sugar O-acetyltransferase, with the protein MPNELDSKEIDRLSQIGIFEKIENGDWYQYSKEVELQKIVKKSSQLIQGINNEAKTDFEKADKKLREFAPLISESAEIYFPITAIEYPERFELGEGSFINAGLQILSAGRVKIGAHCFIGPNCQFFTPNHHVTDKMLRRAGWQYDGPITIGNDCWLGGSVILLPGITVGNNVVIGAGSVVTKDVPDNVVIAGNPARIIKKFED; encoded by the coding sequence ATGCCAAATGAATTAGACTCAAAAGAAATTGACCGCTTAAGCCAAATAGGAATCTTTGAAAAAATAGAAAATGGGGACTGGTACCAATACAGTAAAGAAGTAGAGCTTCAGAAGATTGTTAAAAAAAGCAGTCAACTCATCCAAGGAATTAACAACGAGGCGAAAACTGATTTTGAAAAAGCTGATAAAAAATTACGAGAGTTTGCTCCTCTTATCTCCGAGTCAGCAGAAATTTATTTTCCAATAACAGCAATCGAGTATCCAGAACGTTTTGAACTAGGGGAGGGAAGTTTTATCAATGCAGGATTGCAAATCCTTAGCGCAGGTCGTGTAAAGATTGGTGCACATTGCTTTATTGGTCCAAACTGCCAGTTTTTTACACCTAATCATCATGTGACAGATAAAATGTTGCGACGGGCAGGTTGGCAATATGATGGACCCATCACCATTGGGAATGATTGTTGGCTAGGGGGTTCAGTTATTCTTTTACCGGGCATAACGGTTGGTAATAATGTCGTTATTGGTGCAGGGAGTGTTGTCACAAAAGATGTTCCTGATAATGTCGTAATCGCTGGAAATCCAGCTCGGATTATAAAGAAATTTGAAGATTAA
- a CDS encoding sugar ABC transporter ATP-binding protein: protein MKDIVKRFGPVTALKDVTLKVRRGEIFSICGENGAGKSTMMNVLSGVYPYGTYEGDIIYNGEVCQFKTIRDSEEKGIVIIHQELALVPYMTIADNLFLGNPMKKGLAVDDAAQRKIAQDVLSQVGLKEDPDTLISNIGVGKQQLVEIAKALIKDPKLIILDEPTAALNDEDSFHLLGIIDNLRKTKGITAIIISHKLNEIAASADSVQVIRDGTTISHIEITPERPLDENALIRDMVGRPLDNRYPDHSPKIGKELFRVENWQMKHPIDSSRLVAKSVSFNVRAGEIIGFAGLVGSGRTETAMSIFGRQYGTNASGKIFLDGKEVAFPNVRSAVDAGVAYATEDRKTYGLNLISTIRENTSLANLRNLSKHGVIDQDVEIKMAEKFRKDFRTKAPNIEVPAGNLSGGNQQKVVLSKWVSTSPRVLILDEPTRGIDVGAKYDIYEIINKLADVGAAVVVISSELPELLGVCDRIYTMNLGLITACLDAKTTNQEELMKYMTSTTPIDSDSVFAEDLVAQK, encoded by the coding sequence ATGAAAGATATCGTCAAACGTTTCGGACCTGTTACGGCACTCAAAGATGTTACTCTAAAAGTTAGACGAGGCGAGATTTTCTCTATTTGTGGTGAAAATGGTGCTGGAAAATCTACGATGATGAATGTGCTCTCAGGCGTTTATCCCTATGGGACTTACGAGGGAGATATTATCTACAACGGCGAAGTTTGCCAATTCAAGACAATCCGTGATTCAGAAGAAAAAGGGATTGTCATCATTCACCAAGAACTTGCCCTTGTCCCTTATATGACGATTGCAGACAACCTTTTCCTTGGTAATCCAATGAAAAAAGGACTTGCAGTAGATGATGCCGCACAACGTAAAATAGCACAAGATGTCTTGTCACAAGTTGGTCTTAAAGAAGACCCAGATACCTTGATTTCTAATATCGGTGTCGGTAAGCAACAGCTTGTAGAAATTGCTAAAGCACTCATCAAAGATCCAAAATTGATTATTTTGGACGAACCGACTGCCGCACTTAATGATGAAGATTCTTTCCACTTGCTCGGCATTATTGATAATCTCAGGAAAACAAAAGGCATTACAGCAATCATTATCTCGCACAAGCTTAATGAAATTGCGGCTTCTGCGGATTCTGTTCAAGTTATTCGTGATGGCACAACTATTTCTCATATTGAAATCACGCCAGAGCGTCCACTTGACGAAAACGCTTTGATTCGCGATATGGTAGGGCGCCCTTTGGATAATCGCTATCCAGACCATTCACCTAAGATTGGTAAAGAACTTTTCCGTGTCGAAAACTGGCAAATGAAGCACCCGATTGATAGCAGCCGTCTGGTCGCTAAGAGTGTCAGTTTCAATGTACGAGCAGGCGAAATTATCGGTTTCGCAGGACTCGTTGGCTCAGGTCGGACAGAAACTGCCATGTCTATTTTTGGTCGTCAGTATGGGACAAATGCTTCTGGTAAGATCTTCCTTGACGGGAAAGAGGTCGCTTTTCCAAATGTCCGTTCGGCGGTTGATGCAGGTGTAGCTTATGCAACAGAAGACAGAAAAACTTATGGTCTGAATCTTATTTCGACTATTCGTGAAAACACTTCACTTGCCAATTTAAGAAATCTTTCAAAACACGGTGTGATTGACCAAGATGTGGAAATCAAAATGGCAGAAAAATTCCGTAAAGATTTTCGTACCAAAGCACCTAATATCGAAGTTCCAGCAGGAAATCTGTCTGGTGGTAATCAACAAAAAGTCGTATTATCCAAATGGGTTTCTACAAGTCCGCGTGTCTTGATTTTGGATGAACCAACGCGTGGTATTGACGTTGGTGCCAAATACGATATTTATGAGATTATCAATAAACTTGCCGATGTTGGTGCAGCGGTTGTTGTGATTTCTTCTGAATTGCCAGAGTTACTGGGGGTTTGTGACCGAATTTATACCATGAATTTGGGGCTTATAACAGCTTGTCTGGATGCTAAAACGACTAATCAAGAGGAACTGATGAAGTATATGACTTCAACGACACCGATTGATAGTGACAGTGTTTTTGCAGAAGACCTTGTGGCTCAAAAATAG
- a CDS encoding sugar porter family MFS transporter codes for MRKLSPTFIYFFGALGGLLFGYDTGVISGALLFIEKESWQVSSWAWMEGWITAAVLMGAVIGAVVIGPMSDRFGRKRLLLLSAVIFFIGALGSGLSGSAEMLIVSRIILGIAVGSASALVPTYLSELSPAKIRGGVSTMFQLMIMTGILLAYISNYALKGVSGNWHWMLGLATVPAALLFVGGMFLPESPRFLVRHNDEQGARQVLAMINDDSDSIDAEISDINLMANEEAHGGLQELFGKMSRPVLIMAIGLAIFQQVMGCNTVLYFAPSIFVSVGFGASAALLAHIGIGIFNVIVTYIAMKNMDKVNRRWMLNFGAWGMGISLVLMSAGMMLDTHFGFAKYLAVIALTVYIAFFSATWGPVMWVMIGESFPLRIRGLGNSFGAAVNWAANWIVSLTFLPLLSFFGTGKIFLIYAACCFLSIWFTSKKVIETKGKTLEQIEAELHHRVHHLES; via the coding sequence ATGAGAAAACTTTCTCCTACTTTCATCTATTTCTTTGGAGCTTTAGGTGGATTATTGTTTGGATATGATACAGGTGTCATATCTGGTGCTTTACTCTTTATTGAAAAAGAGAGTTGGCAGGTTAGTAGTTGGGCTTGGATGGAGGGCTGGATTACCGCTGCGGTTCTGATGGGTGCCGTTATCGGTGCAGTAGTCATCGGGCCAATGAGTGACCGTTTTGGTCGAAAACGGCTTTTGCTTTTATCAGCTGTTATTTTCTTCATTGGGGCGCTTGGTTCAGGGCTTTCAGGTAGTGCAGAAATGCTGATTGTTTCGCGGATTATTTTGGGGATTGCCGTGGGTTCGGCATCAGCGCTTGTTCCAACTTATCTATCAGAATTGTCGCCGGCTAAGATTCGTGGTGGAGTTTCTACCATGTTTCAATTGATGATTATGACCGGGATTTTGCTTGCCTATATCTCAAACTATGCTTTAAAAGGTGTTTCGGGAAATTGGCACTGGATGCTTGGTCTGGCAACCGTCCCAGCAGCGTTGCTCTTTGTCGGCGGGATGTTCTTACCGGAAAGTCCGCGTTTCCTTGTTCGTCACAATGATGAACAAGGTGCACGTCAAGTTTTAGCCATGATAAATGATGACTCTGACTCTATTGATGCAGAGATTTCCGATATCAATCTGATGGCAAATGAAGAAGCGCATGGTGGCTTACAAGAACTTTTTGGAAAGATGTCACGTCCTGTTCTGATTATGGCGATTGGTCTTGCGATTTTCCAACAGGTGATGGGTTGTAATACTGTTTTGTACTTTGCGCCTTCAATTTTTGTTTCTGTTGGTTTTGGTGCCAGCGCAGCACTTCTTGCTCACATCGGGATTGGGATTTTCAATGTGATCGTCACCTACATTGCCATGAAGAATATGGATAAAGTTAATCGTCGCTGGATGTTAAACTTTGGTGCTTGGGGTATGGGCATTTCACTTGTCTTGATGTCAGCGGGCATGATGCTTGATACTCACTTTGGTTTTGCTAAGTATCTGGCGGTGATTGCTTTGACCGTTTATATTGCCTTTTTCTCCGCAACTTGGGGGCCTGTCATGTGGGTCATGATTGGGGAAAGCTTCCCGCTCAGAATCCGTGGTTTGGGGAATTCCTTTGGGGCAGCAGTCAACTGGGCAGCGAATTGGATTGTTTCATTAACATTCTTGCCTTTACTTTCATTTTTTGGGACAGGTAAGATCTTTCTCATCTATGCTGCGTGTTGTTTCCTCTCTATCTGGTTTACGAGTAAAAAAGTTATTGAAACGAAAGGGAAAACACTTGAACAAATTGAAGCCGAATTGCATCATCGGGTACATCATTTAGAGTCTTGA
- a CDS encoding GntR family transcriptional regulator codes for MPTKPKYQYIADDIHEKIIAQNFPVGKAIPTELQLQEEYQASRYTVRQAISILVNEGYLRREKGSGTYVNELPKPKNETTKKTIGVITTYISDYIFPTIIRGIEKGLKADGYSLLLTSTNNDYTQEKECLERMIDFGVDGLIVEPTKSNQYNPNLATYVTLREHNIPIVMINATYEELNTPSIRVDDVETGYLATKELIDHHHKNLLFITKIDDLQGKYRMKGFIKACESSDITISSNSILTYTTKTKDSIYDEVIEHLKKFTDITGIVCYNDEIAKTLIARLSQLGYKVPDDYSIVGNDDSTLSQMGEISLTTTEHPKETMGLDAAKWIVNTIKNGTFEQNILYPPKLIRRNSVKDIDNPD; via the coding sequence GTGCCTACGAAACCTAAATATCAATATATAGCAGATGATATTCATGAAAAAATTATTGCCCAGAATTTTCCAGTAGGAAAGGCAATCCCGACCGAACTACAACTTCAAGAAGAATATCAGGCTAGCCGTTATACTGTAAGACAGGCAATTTCTATTTTAGTCAATGAAGGCTATTTACGAAGAGAAAAAGGTTCTGGTACCTACGTTAATGAACTTCCTAAACCTAAAAATGAAACTACAAAAAAAACAATTGGTGTCATTACAACCTATATCTCTGATTACATTTTTCCAACTATTATTCGAGGTATCGAAAAAGGACTAAAAGCTGACGGCTATTCCTTACTTTTGACAAGCACCAATAACGATTATACTCAAGAAAAAGAATGTTTAGAGAGAATGATTGATTTTGGTGTAGACGGCTTAATTGTCGAACCTACAAAAAGCAATCAATATAACCCTAATCTCGCAACTTATGTCACTTTACGTGAGCATAACATCCCTATCGTCATGATAAATGCGACTTACGAGGAATTAAACACGCCCTCTATTCGTGTAGATGATGTAGAAACAGGATACTTAGCAACCAAAGAACTCATTGATCACCATCATAAAAATCTTTTATTCATCACAAAAATTGATGATTTACAAGGAAAGTACCGTATGAAAGGTTTTATTAAAGCCTGTGAAAGTTCTGATATCACTATTTCGTCAAATTCAATTCTTACTTACACTACAAAAACCAAAGACTCTATCTATGATGAGGTAATTGAACATCTAAAAAAATTCACTGATATCACCGGCATCGTTTGTTATAATGACGAGATTGCAAAAACTTTAATCGCAAGATTGTCTCAACTTGGTTATAAAGTCCCTGACGATTATTCTATCGTTGGAAATGATGACTCTACTTTAAGTCAAATGGGCGAAATTAGTCTGACAACTACTGAACATCCTAAAGAAACAATGGGATTAGATGCTGCTAAATGGATTGTTAATACAATAAAAAATGGGACTTTTGAACAAAATATCCTCTATCCTCCTAAACTTATCCGTAGAAATTCCGTTAAAGACATTGATAATCCGGATTAA